The Chitinophagales bacterium genome has a window encoding:
- a CDS encoding DUF1648 domain-containing protein, whose protein sequence is MNARPKIKITSGPADRMLDIISIVLVIGIWSLVLYHYNILPETINTHFDASGHVNGTGSKNTLFVIPIISTLLFFLFVALNRAPHLFNYPVAITEENALRQYSLATRMLRVLNTGLQVSMLATAYAMVRSQDSATVGIWLLPLIMGLTTLPVVYYFMQAKKAG, encoded by the coding sequence GTGAATGCAAGACCAAAAATAAAAATTACATCCGGCCCTGCAGACCGTATGCTGGATATTATTTCAATCGTACTGGTGATCGGGATCTGGAGCCTAGTGCTGTATCACTACAATATTCTGCCGGAGACCATCAACACCCATTTTGACGCTTCGGGCCACGTGAACGGTACCGGCAGCAAAAACACTTTGTTTGTCATTCCCATTATCAGTACCCTCCTGTTTTTCCTGTTTGTTGCACTGAACAGAGCACCGCACCTGTTCAACTACCCGGTAGCTATTACCGAAGAAAATGCCCTGCGACAATACAGCCTGGCCACCCGCATGCTGCGGGTGCTGAATACCGGACTACAGGTGAGTATGCTGGCTACGGCATATGCTATGGTCCGCTCACAGGATTCGGCCACGGTTGGCATATGGTTGCTGCCATTGATCATGGGGCTGACCACACTGCCGGTAGTCTATTATTTTATGCAGGCAAAAAAAGCGGGTTGA